A DNA window from Malus domestica chromosome 12, GDT2T_hap1 contains the following coding sequences:
- the LOC103441377 gene encoding uncharacterized protein gives MVSSPAPAEAAVDLNLSVNLNDSDSNSVSDSGVTRRSNLLSLLLCWCEDSLFDVLCRLSQRDLVKCKMVSKSWQWHRIISRVWLRMFWPRSPTVGLFYRTIHSCGMYQLLSLVYLYDYPFFKSPESSSPLVDLGGELCRWQRRDFSDNLRDSCNGLLLLFNPTTYQFCVSNPITKQHASIPLPVVEAEEADFCAALAYDPVESDHYRVVRIDYFHSQQQPTSITTTTPMDIFSSHSRHWVRHGLRLDPNFVEGFKRFKLCRKFFYLRGVLYSLATSGKLLCIDLNTVEARAFQLPPCPVHEEKDHDDDDKTMMGCLGVSMDLVCYVNRDASDNFYFWSYDDRPGCESGDRWTLRYSVGGMTLRMKVLFASDVKYNQHHDTLVPFTISPNSHVLFFGTRRLIFRYDLESRRKLKLLHMPV, from the coding sequence ATGGTTTCCTCTCCGGCTCCGGCAGAGGCTGCCGTTGACCTGAATCTGAGTGTTAATCTTAACGATTCAGATTCAAATTCAGTTTCAGATTCAGGAGTTACGAGGAGGAGcaatttattatcattattattatgtTGGTGCGAGGATTCGTTGTTTGATGTTTTGTGTAGATTATCACAAAGGGATTTGGTTAAGTGCAAGATGGTGTCCAAGTCCTGGCAATGGCACCGAATAATCTCCCGTGTGTGGCTGCGGATGTTTTGGCCGCGGTCTCCTACCGTGGGTCTTTTCTACCGTACGATCCACTCTTGCGGTATGTATCAGTTACTCTCCCTGGTCTATTTATATGATTATCCCTTCTTCAAGTCCCCCGAATCGTCGTCACCGCTTGTGGATTTGGGCGGTGAACTGTGTCGGTGGCAGAGACGTGACTTCTctgacaatctcagggactctTGTAATGGGTTACTTCTGTTGTTCAACCCAACAACTTACCAGTTTTGTGTGAGCAACCCCATCACTAAGCAACACGCCTCCATCCCTCTTCCTGTAGTCGAAGCCGAGGAGGCCGATTTCTGTGCTGCCTTGGCTTATGACCCTGTCGAGTCAGATCACTACAGAGTTGTTCGAATTGATTATTTCCATTCCCAGCAACAACCAACCTCCATAACCACAACCACCCCAATGGACATTTTCTCGTCGCATTCTAGACACTGGGTTCGACATGGGTTGCGACTTGACCCCAATTTTGTTGAGGGCTTCAAAAGGTTCAAACTTTGCAGGAAATTTTTCTACTTGCGTGGGGTGTTATACAGCTTAGCTACCTCAGGGAAACTTTTGTGTATTGATCTCAATACTGTTGAAGCTCGTGCCTTTCAACTCCCTCCTTGTCCTGTCCATGAGGAGAAGGACCATGACGATGATGATAAAACAATGATGGGATGTCTTGGGGTGTCAATGGACCTTGTCTGTTATGTAAACCGTGATGCTTcagataatttttatttttggtcttaTGATGATCGACCAGGATGTGAATCTGGTGATAGATGGACTCTCAGATATAGTGTGGGTGGCATGACGTTAAGAATGAAAGTGCTTTTCGCTTCGGATGTCAAGTACAATCAACACCATGATACTCTGGTACCCTTTACAATAAGTCCAAATTCTCATGTGCTGTTCTTTGGCACTCGAAGGCTGATCTTTCGCTATGACTTAGAAAGCAGAAGAAAGCTGAAACTGCTTCATATGCCAGTGTGA